CAGCTtcttaattaaaagctcaaccatgtgggcatgagcccacactgtggtgtcagctcattaacactgacataatacgggcattgaaaagaaaacacctATTATTGCCTAGATAATAGCTTGTGTGACATACTGGCAATCGATGACCATGGGCCGGCGTGCCGTCATTTTGGTTCGAGCTTTGGTGTAAGACCCCCCAAAATTGAGAACCCAGATAGCCGAGAACGTCGGGGACGTCACGGCATACCTGGGAGATGACAGATCAGCGGTAGCTGAGAGTAGTTTGAGCAACGGCAAGTGCATGCAGAAAATCACCCGAGGAAGGCCGTGTAGACTTCCTACCAGAAGGTATGGGACGCAATCCCAGATGATTAAATGAATGCAACGATGAACTGGGTTCCCGCAGCCATGCACAAGGAGTGATACCTGAACCGAAGGTCCAGCAgacgagtagcctagcctaaagcctatgcagcccaacgagcagcgaggcaaattaagaggctacacaaaaagacaactggtttgacgacgctcaaccaaggtagacatcgagataaccacagtgagtgtagaacatcaactaaacaggtcttaatACAGGGTTGGGTTCAACGGCAGCGTGGTGCAGGCCAGGAATTTACAGCACAAATCACAAGGATTATAAAATCAGCAGGAATTATGTAAGGAGGCTTAAGTGAAGTTAAACCGTGTCAGAAAAGTCAGTTTGTTTGCTGCCCGCCGAATATCGTTGGCAAGCAGGTTGCATGACTGTGGGTAGAGTGTAGCCCAGCTCGAGGAGCTTGGGAAGAGAGAGCACGATAACCTTACCAACCAGACGCTGAAGCTTGAGAAATTGTTGCCGAAAACGACATGGGCCTGCAACAGAGTTGCGCGAGGACGGCGACCCGGCAGTAGGCTATCGTGAATTGAAGGCTGCAACAGCGTGAGCGTGACTGGCTCCGATAGGCAGAGATTAGCGATGAAGCGACATGCAGTGGCCCTGACTGAAGGACGCACAGGTCTGAACAGCGCAGCAAACGAGCGCGGTAGGATTGTAACAAGTAACGCCACTGAGGGCAGAAGGGGCGAATGTAAAAATGCAGAGAGCCCAGGTCCACGCGGAAGCCTGAGCtaggacgtcaaagtcagcgtactgagaagcagaagcagtgttaggtggtacatatttaaagagcccactgaattcctataggctagcgctgattgaatgagtgaatgatcagattgcagggctttcccaaaagtaggcaaagctaagattggctccgtgtaagcatgggaggagtaagctacactacgagtcttcctagtagaactttcgctgaagctatcatttcCTCCTCTATCCTAAACCCTTTGTCAGCCATGAGACCATCCCCTACATTAATCTTCCCCTCTGTGATCAAATCTTTTAATGTTTGTAGAAGCCCACTTTGACGAGTGAGATCTTTGTCTGATATTCCTCCTGTAAAAAGCATCGAAGCAAAGATGACTCCACCCCTTCGTTCTATCCCAACTAGTCCTTTTAGTGTGTTGCAAGACTTGTAATCACTGTAACACTGACTCTGACGAGTCATGGAGCTGGGGCGCTAAATTTTAATCTCGGTTGAATCAAGTATGAGTAAAGTATTTGGGAattcttttttaaaatgttCTGCCATCATTTCAATAATTGTATCACGATGTGGCCACATGTTGATGGAGGAGCATCTAAAAAACATATAGTTTATCCAATTGTTAAAAAGAGAACTTGCGTCTTGGTGTGAAATTTTAAATAAGTTGCCTATGTGCATGAAATCAAAACTCTGTCTTAATTTGATCAAAACCAAAAGAAGCTGATCTTCCATTGACATCCTATTCTGAGAACCTACATTTCGGGTCATAGTAAAGGGTAACACACGAGCCCTGACAGGGATTAGGAAGTCATAAAGAACTTCAAATTGTTCGCCTGTAAATCCAGTGTAATACACAAAACTGTCCTTGCTATGTTGTAGGAACGACACACCAAAATCTTCTCTTTGTTCTTCTTCCTTGTTCGTTTGTGTTGCTCGTTCACGCAGAAGTGCCTCATTTTCAATTATCAATTTGGCCACCTGCATCTTTAGTGTGTCATTTTCAGCAGCCAACGCCAGCATGTCCAACAGTCCAGATCCTGAAATGATATGGTGAAATCTAAATGTAAGTTAAGACAACAGACCAATTATTTCCATTTTCAGGGACCACTTATTGAAGCAATACATCAGCCTTTAGATGCAGAGACCTGTGGGAATTTTGATTATCCAACAGAGGAACACATTGACAGCATCATGAAGGAGGAGCTGAGTAAATACAGCAATGACTGGACCGCCATAACTAAGGCTGAGGCCAATCAACTGGAAAGCAACACTAGATTACAAAATGAATGTAATATTTGGcacaaagaaagacaaaaacgaATAACAGCATCTAATTTTGGAACAATTATGAACAGGAAAAAAGATTGTAATGAAAGTTTTCTGCGAAACACCTTCAAAAACTCAAATTTCAAATCGAAACCTACATCATACGGCCAGGTCAACGAAAAGGTAGCAAAAACAATCTACATGAAAAAGAGAGGATGCCACTTGCATTCAATTGGATTGGTTGTGAATCCACTCTGCCCATTCCTAGGAGCATCTCCAGATGGAGTTGTATGCAAGGATGGGCAGAGTGGACTCATTGAAATTAAATGTCCCTATGCTGCTAGAGA
The nucleotide sequence above comes from Alosa sapidissima isolate fAloSap1 chromosome 6, fAloSap1.pri, whole genome shotgun sequence. Encoded proteins:
- the LOC121711004 gene encoding uncharacterized protein LOC121711004 isoform X1, which produces MSVIMEHQGPTPHTLDPTPHTLDPAALTQGPTPHTLDPTPHTLDPAALTQDLTPHTQDDDGSGLLDMLALAAENDTLKMQVAKLIIENEALLRERATQTNKEEEQREDFGVSFLQHSKDSFVYYTGFTGEQFEVLYDFLIPVRARVLPFTMTRNVGSQNRMSMEDQLLLVLIKLRQSFDFMHIGNLFKISHQDASSLFNNWINYMFFRCSSINMWPHRDTIIEMMAEHFKKEFPNTLLILDSTEIKI